The following coding sequences are from one Patescibacteria group bacterium window:
- a CDS encoding polyprenyl synthetase family protein, translated as MSVKRYKLYLASGIRLWTMYFQKAYTPFFNRKVDLFQPALIDKQYTGDHRNIPIRIATKDLGEINACDAILAYMKMYDTQDNGPAGTDSTWECGYAIGKEKPTIMIVEDIQHLDYYSAQWMVTFSIGAILTTDKQVAEQAKNHDKFTHTTILYCDSKAQFEKKIIAYLDQYYKSIYAREGIINYSVDQELRAYSQQSYISGILSKCHTTAFSSFGADAEIFEKQFCALYGQKKFKANTATYQAVCNHEIERARIVQKIIRNDVKDVVPFLQTYIRQAIQSLEGKPSINKVAQMISYWLQIPAEAVKGHKQGRKKTRPAIFFELHDLVSHHVVATDRYFGEHFVYQAGAVLEVYNWLNTYAIDDVFDNSRTRQGQLTLHEKYNSRKNAILLGSIGHCLSLILLHGLTKEKPVVAMSLLRALNDVQFVMYHGQQLDLRLSFSSPKSLQTYLRGHSLHSAMEDYFSRIYGICGSFYEEIGRMAMRSTNVGAQFYNQKAAEDACITIAKYFGLVQMIRNDLGDLLLPEDLSGMSKGMKDTSHNDVMEGKLTLPILYTLLNKRTTSKDRNIFIHLIGKQHLTAKNRKDISRIIWESGAIEYCLQFVAYYAKQVREQYVKHIHETPTRLKWILKLMDVTPLINVTFRRIAITNGWRKLELEPLASEYLLKIEKLTTREAFLAAFSRKRS; from the coding sequence ATGTCTGTGAAGCGATACAAACTCTACCTCGCTTCAGGAATTCGGTTGTGGACCATGTACTTTCAAAAGGCGTACACACCCTTTTTTAATCGAAAAGTTGATCTCTTTCAACCGGCATTGATTGATAAACAGTATACTGGTGATCATCGGAATATTCCCATTCGGATAGCAACGAAAGATCTGGGGGAAATTAATGCTTGTGATGCAATTTTGGCGTACATGAAGATGTACGATACCCAGGATAACGGACCAGCTGGGACGGATAGCACTTGGGAGTGTGGGTATGCTATTGGTAAGGAAAAACCTACCATTATGATAGTTGAGGACATTCAGCACTTAGACTACTACTCAGCGCAGTGGATGGTGACTTTTAGCATCGGAGCAATCTTGACAACGGATAAACAAGTCGCTGAACAAGCGAAAAATCACGATAAGTTTACACACACGACAATACTCTATTGTGACTCAAAAGCGCAGTTTGAGAAGAAAATCATTGCGTACCTTGATCAGTACTACAAGTCCATCTACGCGCGGGAGGGGATAATAAACTACTCGGTTGATCAAGAGCTTCGGGCGTACAGCCAGCAATCGTATATTTCGGGAATCCTTTCTAAGTGTCACACCACAGCATTTTCAAGTTTTGGGGCTGATGCAGAAATATTTGAAAAACAATTTTGCGCGCTCTACGGCCAAAAGAAATTCAAGGCGAATACTGCAACCTATCAGGCCGTATGTAACCACGAAATAGAACGCGCGAGGATTGTACAAAAAATTATAAGAAATGATGTTAAAGATGTGGTGCCATTTTTACAAACTTATATTCGCCAGGCCATACAAAGTCTTGAGGGGAAACCAAGCATCAATAAGGTTGCACAAATGATTTCTTACTGGCTGCAAATCCCAGCGGAAGCAGTCAAAGGCCACAAGCAGGGAAGGAAGAAAACTCGACCTGCTATCTTTTTTGAACTTCACGATTTGGTTAGTCATCACGTAGTAGCGACAGATCGCTACTTTGGTGAGCACTTCGTTTACCAGGCTGGTGCGGTGTTGGAGGTATACAATTGGCTGAACACGTACGCCATTGATGATGTATTCGATAATTCCCGCACGCGACAAGGGCAGTTGACGTTACATGAAAAGTATAATAGTCGAAAAAATGCCATCCTACTCGGAAGTATTGGGCACTGCCTTTCACTTATTTTGCTGCATGGATTGACAAAAGAGAAACCCGTTGTCGCTATGTCTCTCCTCCGCGCCCTCAACGATGTGCAGTTTGTCATGTACCATGGTCAGCAGCTTGACCTACGCTTAAGTTTTTCCTCTCCGAAGTCCCTTCAAACATATCTACGCGGCCATTCCTTGCATTCCGCAATGGAGGATTATTTTTCTCGTATTTATGGGATTTGCGGTTCATTTTATGAAGAGATTGGCCGAATGGCAATGCGGTCAACAAACGTGGGGGCGCAATTTTATAACCAGAAAGCTGCGGAGGACGCATGCATTACTATTGCAAAATACTTCGGCTTAGTACAAATGATCCGGAATGACTTAGGTGATTTACTCCTACCCGAAGACCTTTCAGGAATGAGTAAAGGTATGAAAGATACCTCCCATAATGATGTCATGGAAGGGAAGTTGACGCTGCCTATATTGTATACATTGCTCAATAAACGGACCACGAGCAAAGACCGGAATATTTTCATTCATCTCATAGGAAAGCAACATTTGACGGCAAAGAATCGGAAAGATATTAGCCGAATCATTTGGGAAAGCGGCGCTATCGAATACTGCCTGCAGTTTGTTGCATACTACGCAAAGCAGGTGCGCGAGCAGTATGTAAAGCATATCCATGAAACTCCAACACGGTTAAAGTGGATTCTCAAACTTATGGATGTTACACCTTTAATAAACGTCACCTTTCGTCGAATAGCTATTACTAACGGTTGGCGAAAACTAGAACTTGAGCCCCTCGCGTCGGAGTACCTGTTGAAAATTGAAAAGTTGACTACCCGTGAGGCGTTCTTAGCGGCTTTTTCTCGTAAGAGAAGCTAA